The Mesomycoplasma flocculare ATCC 27399 genome includes a window with the following:
- a CDS encoding 5'-3' exonuclease, producing the protein MSKKILLIDGTWLTFKSFFGGFYGNRLVNSKGDITFAIHIFFSSVFKLIRIIKPDNIYFAFDYGSKTPRHQDYPDYKKGRAKPPDALLLQMKQIKKILSLANFLWSQHQDFEADDLIASLQKKIRETDPEAEIIIFSSDQDLLQLIDRKTIIINKIENNFINTQTVDNFFEKHGFHPDQVVDFKVLAGDASDNIKVIDGLGKKGAIKLLEKYKNLDNIFSNLDKINNKIAKQINEKKPKLLFFKDFIKLNQNANFDFDIFQKLKIKTSPALVEILKELELKKVHDALNEIATS; encoded by the coding sequence ATGAGTAAAAAAATATTATTAATTGACGGCACATGATTGACATTTAAGTCGTTTTTTGGTGGATTTTATGGTAATCGCCTTGTGAATTCAAAAGGGGATATAACTTTTGCAATTCATATTTTTTTTAGCTCCGTTTTCAAATTAATACGCATTATTAAGCCCGATAATATTTATTTTGCTTTTGATTATGGTTCAAAAACACCACGGCATCAAGACTATCCAGATTATAAAAAAGGGAGAGCTAAACCTCCAGATGCACTTTTATTGCAAATGAAACAAATAAAAAAAATTCTTAGTTTAGCCAATTTTCTATGATCACAACATCAAGATTTTGAAGCTGATGATTTAATTGCATCCCTTCAAAAAAAGATTAGAGAAACTGACCCAGAGGCAGAAATAATAATTTTTAGCTCAGATCAAGATTTGCTGCAATTAATTGACAGAAAAACAATAATTATTAATAAGATTGAAAATAATTTCATAAATACCCAAACAGTTGATAATTTCTTTGAGAAACATGGCTTTCACCCTGATCAAGTTGTCGATTTTAAAGTTTTAGCAGGTGATGCATCTGACAATATTAAGGTTATCGACGGCCTTGGCAAGAAAGGAGCGATCAAATTATTAGAAAAATATAAAAATTTAGATAATATTTTTTCAAATCTTGATAAAATTAATAATAAAATTGCAAAGCAAATTAATGAAAAAAAGCCAAAATTGTTATTTTTTAAGGATTTTATTAAGCTAAATCAAAACGCTAATTTTGATTTTGACATCTTCCAAAAGTTAAAAATTAAAACTAGCCCTGCTTTAGTTGAAATTCTAAAAGAACTCGAGTTAAAAAAGGTTCACGACGCTCTAAATGAAATTGCTACAAGCTAA
- a CDS encoding DNA polymerase III subunit alpha, translated as MKLINLHTRTEYTFLSSTIKLDSLIKYAVEKNLKTLVITDLNSMFGVPKFYKLCKQNNINPVIGLEIEIENFHFILLARNYSGYVVISELVSRKTKQNDIFLKDLLEKNDIIIIDHPKKGYYFQKKTQLSEIFDAQKLQNYYIVENNPEIANSIYLQERSVLFSKEKIYLEALAKIKGDIFDFNAQFYDFDQWEQEIDPIIIKRTNSLVENIIIEFPKIEFNLPDLNNESGLKSDLLLKKILKEATEEKQADLVNYNWKSRLQYEYETICSLNFSNYFLIIWDLLKWARGKKILIGPGRGSASGSLIAYLLGITAVNPLKYDLIFERFLNPKRITMPDIDIDIQDTRRHEIINYLFEKYGNNHCATIITFSTLAAKSVFRDISKAFGIPEVQVNKNAKLISSNMNLAQLYAQGNTPFRKLIDQGDNLLGQNNSEVYKKIYKISVFLEGMPRQSSTHAAGIVLSKIPIQKLVPVHFSKESLSQIQYSAEFLEDFSLLKIDLLGLKNLTIVANILTKINKSGKNLNFEQLPIHENQTNKLLSQGKTCGIFQLESPGMTASINKIGVNSINDVIAIISLFRPGPIRQIPTYAKNKQTNSWEKIFPEYDKIVESTFGVIIYQEQIMQICQVIAGFDLEQADIIRVAISKKDEAKITKIRESFIKNGTNLGYDSKLVNRIYDLVYKFSDYGFNKAHAVAYATLAYKMAYLKAKYPAYFFVELISNENGSQENIKKYVDEAKNFGFEIHRPNINFSTQNAVFVESKNAIFLPLLMIKGLGAIAVKTVVDERQKNGLYKNFFDFIRRMKLVNFSKAALEKLILSNALSDFDNQETLAHNFELIWNHGSYVFNDKDGNLVTSADFVNPDLNFLEKIPYNQQKNYENELKYLGMSFIKRGKSSLLDNQIPLKELKSGIEYRLTLELKKVTKLKNEFYLIIVSDGESDAKIFTKNPNYLALQTKKYYEFIVYSKPGKFYLKGNPKRVLNYE; from the coding sequence ATGAAATTAATTAATTTGCACACAAGAACTGAGTATACTTTTTTATCTTCAACAATCAAATTAGATTCCTTAATTAAATACGCAGTAGAAAAAAATTTAAAAACTTTAGTAATAACGGATTTAAATTCAATGTTCGGCGTGCCGAAATTTTATAAGTTATGCAAACAAAATAATATAAATCCTGTAATTGGCTTGGAAATTGAAATTGAAAATTTTCACTTTATTCTATTAGCTAGAAATTATTCAGGTTATGTTGTTATTTCCGAGTTAGTGTCAAGAAAAACAAAACAAAATGATATTTTTTTAAAAGACCTGCTAGAAAAAAACGATATAATTATTATTGACCACCCCAAAAAAGGGTATTATTTCCAAAAAAAAACTCAACTAAGTGAAATATTTGATGCGCAAAAGTTACAAAATTATTACATAGTTGAAAATAATCCAGAAATTGCTAACTCCATTTATTTACAAGAACGAAGTGTGCTTTTTTCCAAAGAAAAAATTTATCTAGAAGCACTTGCTAAAATTAAGGGCGATATTTTCGATTTTAATGCGCAATTTTATGATTTTGATCAATGAGAACAAGAAATTGATCCAATTATTATTAAAAGAACCAATTCGCTTGTTGAAAATATTATAATTGAATTTCCAAAAATCGAATTTAATCTTCCTGATTTAAACAATGAAAGCGGGCTTAAATCTGATTTACTTTTAAAAAAAATTCTTAAGGAAGCAACAGAAGAAAAGCAAGCTGATTTGGTAAATTATAATTGAAAATCACGATTGCAATATGAGTATGAAACAATTTGTAGTCTAAATTTTAGCAATTATTTCCTTATAATTTGGGACTTACTTAAATGAGCAAGGGGGAAAAAAATTCTCATTGGTCCAGGTCGAGGATCAGCATCAGGGTCACTAATCGCTTATTTATTGGGAATTACAGCCGTTAACCCTTTAAAATATGACTTAATTTTTGAAAGATTTCTCAATCCAAAACGAATAACAATGCCAGATATTGACATTGACATTCAGGATACAAGAAGACATGAAATCATCAATTATTTGTTTGAAAAATATGGTAATAATCATTGCGCAACAATTATAACTTTTTCAACTTTAGCTGCAAAAAGTGTTTTCCGTGATATTTCAAAAGCCTTCGGTATTCCAGAAGTCCAGGTAAATAAAAATGCAAAGTTGATTAGTTCAAATATGAATTTGGCACAATTGTATGCTCAAGGCAACACGCCATTTAGAAAATTAATTGATCAAGGCGATAATTTACTAGGCCAAAATAACAGTGAAGTTTATAAAAAAATTTATAAAATCAGTGTTTTTTTAGAAGGAATGCCTCGCCAATCTTCAACTCATGCTGCGGGAATTGTTCTTTCAAAAATCCCAATTCAAAAATTAGTTCCTGTTCATTTTTCAAAGGAAAGTCTTAGTCAAATTCAGTATTCAGCGGAATTTCTTGAAGATTTTTCACTTTTAAAAATTGATTTGTTAGGTCTTAAAAATTTAACAATTGTTGCAAATATACTAACAAAAATCAATAAAAGTGGTAAAAATCTTAATTTTGAACAGTTACCAATTCACGAGAATCAAACAAATAAGCTGTTATCCCAAGGAAAAACGTGTGGTATTTTCCAGTTAGAATCGCCGGGAATGACAGCAAGTATTAACAAAATTGGCGTTAATTCAATTAACGATGTAATTGCAATTATCTCACTTTTTCGACCTGGACCAATTAGACAAATTCCAACTTATGCCAAAAATAAGCAAACTAACAGCTGAGAAAAAATATTTCCAGAATATGATAAAATTGTTGAATCAACATTTGGTGTAATTATTTATCAAGAACAAATTATGCAAATTTGCCAAGTTATTGCAGGTTTTGACCTTGAACAAGCAGATATAATCCGTGTTGCTATTTCTAAAAAAGACGAAGCAAAAATTACTAAAATTAGAGAAAGTTTTATTAAAAACGGGACTAATTTAGGTTATGATTCAAAATTAGTTAACCGTATTTATGATTTAGTTTATAAATTTTCTGATTATGGTTTTAACAAAGCGCACGCGGTTGCTTATGCAACTTTAGCATATAAAATGGCTTATTTGAAGGCAAAATATCCTGCATACTTTTTTGTTGAATTAATTTCAAATGAGAATGGTTCACAAGAAAATATTAAAAAATATGTCGATGAAGCAAAGAATTTTGGTTTTGAAATTCACAGACCTAATATTAACTTTTCAACACAAAATGCTGTTTTTGTGGAATCAAAAAATGCAATTTTTCTCCCGCTTTTAATGATTAAAGGTCTTGGAGCTATTGCTGTGAAAACAGTTGTAGATGAAAGGCAAAAAAACGGATTGTATAAAAATTTTTTTGATTTTATTAGAAGAATGAAATTAGTCAATTTTTCGAAAGCAGCACTCGAAAAATTAATTTTATCAAACGCGCTTAGTGATTTTGACAATCAAGAGACACTGGCTCATAATTTTGAGTTGATTTGAAATCATGGTAGTTATGTCTTTAATGACAAAGATGGAAATTTAGTGACATCTGCTGATTTTGTTAATCCAGATTTAAACTTTTTAGAAAAAATACCTTACAATCAGCAAAAAAATTATGAAAATGAGCTAAAATATCTTGGAATGTCATTCATTAAGCGGGGGAAAAGTTCGCTATTAGATAACCAAATTCCGTTAAAGGAATTAAAATCTGGAATTGAATACAGACTAACTTTAGAATTAAAAAAAGTTACAAAACTTAAAAACGAATTTTATCTGATAATTGTAAGCGATGGGGAAAGCGATGCTAAAATATTCACTAAAAATCCGAATTATTTAGCTCTTCAAACAAAAAAATACTATGAATTTATAGTGTATTCAAAACCTGGAAAATTTTATCTAAAAGGAAATCCGAAAAGAGTTCTAAATTATGAGTAA
- a CDS encoding ribosome-binding factor A, whose product MSVSHEKKQNYYHQLISKVIESHFSERMPVSVNWVRLSGDNSHLFVYLEFEFAAEKNLAQILKAQKFIRLKFGNLLDGFKVPELHFQLDPVAKRVDQMEKIFSQIKKEEEKAE is encoded by the coding sequence ATGTCTGTTAGTCATGAAAAAAAACAAAATTATTATCACCAGTTAATCTCAAAAGTAATTGAGTCACATTTTTCCGAGAGAATGCCAGTTTCTGTTAACTGAGTACGACTTTCAGGTGACAATTCCCATCTTTTTGTCTACTTAGAATTTGAATTCGCAGCTGAAAAAAATTTGGCTCAAATACTAAAAGCACAAAAATTTATCAGGTTAAAATTTGGTAATCTTCTTGATGGTTTTAAAGTTCCTGAGTTACATTTTCAGCTGGATCCAGTTGCTAAGCGGGTTGATCAAATGGAGAAAATTTTTAGTCAAATAAAAAAAGAAGAAGAAAAAGCCGAATAA
- the infB gene encoding translation initiation factor IF-2: MKKTQKRISNVGEIKAQLKNVETKVHNGVFLFTGIMTISELAQKINISVNQIITYFFNQAKMYNLNHSLSEEEIAEICLEFGLDFKKEVQINAANFMEEVTIQDDDSDLSPRPPIITVMGHVDHGKTTLLDYIRKTNIVKSEKGGITQHTGAYQVVFEEHVINFIDTPGHEAFTQMRARGAKVTDIIVLVVAADDGVMPQTKEAINHALAANVPIIVFVNKMDKPNKDIDRIKNELSTLNIVTEEWGGNNIFVYGSALTGEGIDTLFRSILLVAEMLELKANKNRYPIGTVIEAKLHHNKGAIATLMVQNGTLMVRDFIVAGYQYGRIRSLENTNGEPIKSAPPGTPVIVTGLNYVPEAGDKFFGFHEEKFAKQLALEKKQTEKTTKTKIQTRQQIKEKTLNIIIKTDVAGIAEALHSTIEKLASKYVHIHILHSGVGIINKADILLAQTSNSIIYAFNLQIPASIKAQAKQAQVEIREHTIIYKIIDEVKKQVRGMREIKYELQQIGAAKIIAKFWFSKVGSIAGCSLISGKFVENCKIELWRNSKLIHSGKIESLQRDKNPVKEVQAGNEFGTHIHKFNNIEIGDEIKAFLEVEIED, translated from the coding sequence ATGAAAAAAACCCAAAAGCGAATCTCAAATGTAGGCGAAATTAAAGCGCAATTGAAAAATGTTGAAACTAAAGTTCATAATGGCGTTTTCCTTTTTACTGGAATAATGACAATTTCTGAATTGGCCCAAAAAATAAATATCTCAGTTAATCAAATTATCACTTATTTTTTTAACCAGGCAAAAATGTATAATTTAAATCATAGTCTCTCAGAAGAAGAAATAGCAGAAATATGCCTTGAATTTGGCCTTGATTTTAAAAAAGAAGTTCAAATTAACGCTGCAAATTTTATGGAGGAAGTCACAATTCAAGACGATGATAGCGATTTAAGCCCTCGCCCTCCAATTATCACTGTCATGGGCCATGTTGATCATGGGAAAACGACTTTGCTTGATTATATTCGTAAAACAAATATTGTCAAAAGCGAAAAGGGCGGGATTACGCAACATACCGGAGCTTATCAGGTTGTTTTTGAAGAACACGTTATTAATTTTATTGACACTCCAGGACATGAAGCATTTACGCAAATGCGCGCCCGAGGCGCAAAAGTAACCGATATTATCGTCTTAGTTGTTGCTGCCGATGATGGTGTAATGCCACAGACAAAAGAAGCAATCAATCACGCGCTTGCTGCAAACGTGCCGATAATTGTTTTTGTTAATAAAATGGATAAACCAAACAAAGATATTGATCGGATCAAAAACGAACTCTCAACGCTTAATATTGTCACAGAAGAATGAGGCGGGAATAACATTTTTGTCTATGGATCAGCGCTTACCGGGGAAGGAATTGATACGCTTTTTCGTTCAATTTTGCTTGTAGCTGAAATGCTCGAATTAAAAGCTAATAAAAATCGTTATCCAATTGGTACTGTTATTGAGGCAAAACTGCACCATAATAAAGGTGCAATTGCAACTTTAATGGTTCAAAATGGTACTTTAATGGTTCGCGATTTTATTGTTGCCGGTTATCAATATGGAAGAATTCGTTCACTTGAGAATACAAATGGCGAGCCAATAAAATCTGCCCCTCCTGGAACGCCAGTAATTGTCACTGGTCTTAATTATGTCCCTGAAGCTGGAGATAAATTTTTCGGTTTTCACGAAGAAAAATTTGCTAAACAGCTAGCGCTGGAGAAAAAACAAACAGAAAAAACAACGAAAACAAAAATTCAAACAAGACAACAAATAAAAGAAAAAACTTTAAATATAATAATAAAAACAGACGTTGCCGGAATCGCCGAAGCCTTACATTCAACAATTGAAAAACTCGCATCAAAATATGTTCATATTCACATTCTTCATTCCGGGGTTGGAATTATTAATAAAGCTGATATTTTGTTGGCCCAAACCTCAAATTCAATAATTTATGCCTTTAATTTACAAATTCCAGCCTCAATTAAAGCGCAAGCAAAACAAGCCCAAGTAGAAATCCGCGAACATACAATAATTTACAAAATAATTGATGAGGTAAAAAAACAAGTCCGGGGTATGCGTGAAATCAAATATGAGCTCCAGCAAATTGGAGCAGCAAAAATTATCGCCAAATTCTGGTTTTCAAAAGTCGGTTCAATTGCCGGATGCAGTCTTATTTCAGGAAAATTTGTTGAAAACTGCAAAATTGAATTATGAAGAAATTCAAAACTGATTCATTCAGGAAAAATTGAATCACTTCAAAGGGACAAAAACCCAGTAAAAGAAGTTCAAGCAGGTAATGAATTTGGCACACATATTCACAAATTTAATAATATCGAAATTGGTGATGAAATAAAAGCATTCTTAGAAGTTGAAATTGAAGACTAA
- a CDS encoding YlxR family protein, with translation MKKYTRKCIVDQKIYPVEDLIRFTYSSDKLIIDKFFDKKIGGRGAYIFADYDKIQYAIKKRLFNRAFKTKIPANTYQNLANEVEIIWKKPKSESQM, from the coding sequence GTGAAAAAATATACAAGAAAGTGTATTGTTGATCAAAAAATTTATCCAGTTGAAGATTTAATTAGATTCACATATAGTAGTGATAAATTAATTATTGATAAATTTTTTGATAAAAAAATTGGTGGGAGAGGCGCATATATTTTTGCTGATTATGATAAAATTCAATACGCAATTAAAAAAAGACTTTTTAATCGTGCTTTTAAAACAAAAATCCCTGCTAATACCTACCAAAATCTAGCTAACGAGGTAGAAATAATATGAAAAAAACCCAAAAGCGAATCTCAAATGTAG
- the nusA gene encoding transcription termination/antitermination protein NusA, translating into MDQKKKEKLKISPKDSAKLIVESIKEVAKNNELPLEKVIWIFQEAIEFVITKKIDPDAQIQIDVDFENSSFKVFNSNGIVVEDDYFNGLTEEEKINEVVPFISLSTAKESNPDVQVGDIFTIEINLESFEQWLFMAIMHAFKQKISEIVRSNVYNKYSALKNQVVWATVTNKISAGFIFEIDEDKTSAFMPSHYTSGQNLKIGTKHEVVIENVSKNTKQSQVVVSSRSVQLVKKKIIDAIPELQSKFLEIASIARIPGEKCKVAIRKTNDVEANDISEIGSVVGATGTRIFAISQELDGEKIEIVKYDDNIVQFIVNAMSPARVICVKELKLSHKLRRFTVVVPDFQHSLAIGKRGSNVKLTADLTRTQLQILPYSAVLKNDNFQIEWNGNIKDHQELINLKNEYIQRQQNRMYQNQRNLYNHNSDNFESILQQFESDIRELEKPYGVERQFIQKNGQKTEKKDSEFSQTRTSFLNKQTNKLRNFDRNQNKYNQNLDYFSYSSESELEKNYDSLKKMTQKSFFDADSLFDSALNEAKSENELIDKKHQENESRKQELLIQEIKNKNKPNQVKSTKSDADNNDDLYIQNEKQLKNFKLDDDLVKYTGVEDIDIDDLDF; encoded by the coding sequence ATGGATCAGAAAAAAAAAGAAAAATTAAAAATTAGCCCAAAAGATAGCGCAAAGTTGATAGTAGAGTCAATCAAAGAAGTTGCCAAAAATAATGAGCTGCCCTTAGAAAAAGTTATTTGAATCTTTCAAGAAGCAATTGAGTTTGTTATAACAAAAAAAATTGATCCTGATGCGCAAATTCAAATTGATGTTGATTTTGAAAATTCCAGTTTTAAAGTTTTTAACTCAAACGGAATTGTTGTTGAAGATGATTATTTTAACGGCCTTACAGAAGAAGAAAAAATTAACGAAGTCGTTCCTTTTATTTCGCTTTCAACTGCAAAGGAAAGCAATCCTGATGTTCAAGTTGGTGATATTTTTACAATTGAAATTAATCTTGAAAGTTTCGAACAGTGACTTTTTATGGCAATTATGCACGCTTTCAAACAAAAAATTTCTGAAATTGTTCGTAGCAATGTTTATAACAAATATTCAGCCCTTAAAAATCAAGTAGTTTGAGCGACAGTTACTAACAAAATTTCTGCGGGATTTATTTTCGAAATTGACGAAGATAAAACTTCTGCTTTTATGCCAAGCCATTATACCAGTGGTCAGAATTTAAAAATTGGGACTAAACATGAAGTTGTAATTGAAAATGTCTCTAAAAATACTAAGCAATCACAAGTGGTTGTATCTTCAAGATCTGTGCAGCTTGTAAAGAAAAAAATAATTGACGCGATTCCAGAATTACAATCTAAATTTCTGGAAATAGCCTCAATTGCTCGGATTCCCGGAGAAAAATGTAAGGTTGCAATTCGAAAAACAAATGATGTTGAAGCAAACGATATTTCTGAAATTGGTTCAGTTGTCGGAGCAACAGGAACAAGAATTTTTGCAATTTCTCAAGAACTCGACGGAGAAAAAATTGAAATTGTTAAATATGATGATAATATTGTTCAATTTATTGTAAATGCAATGTCTCCTGCCAGAGTTATTTGCGTAAAAGAGTTGAAATTAAGTCATAAATTACGGCGTTTTACGGTAGTTGTTCCTGATTTTCAACACAGTTTAGCAATCGGGAAAAGGGGTTCAAATGTTAAACTAACAGCTGATTTAACTCGCACACAACTTCAAATTTTACCCTATTCTGCCGTTTTAAAAAATGATAATTTCCAAATTGAATGAAACGGAAATATTAAAGATCACCAAGAACTTATAAATCTTAAAAATGAATATATCCAACGACAACAAAATCGCATGTATCAAAACCAAAGGAATTTATATAACCATAATTCTGATAATTTTGAATCAATTCTGCAACAATTTGAATCTGATATTCGCGAACTTGAAAAACCTTACGGTGTTGAAAGACAATTTATTCAAAAAAATGGGCAAAAAACTGAAAAAAAAGATTCTGAATTTTCACAGACTAGAACAAGTTTTTTAAATAAACAAACTAATAAATTGCGTAATTTCGACAGAAACCAAAATAAATATAACCAAAATTTAGATTATTTTAGTTATAGTTCAGAATCAGAATTAGAAAAAAATTATGATTCCTTAAAAAAAATGACCCAAAAATCATTTTTTGATGCTGATTCACTTTTTGACTCAGCCCTTAATGAAGCAAAAAGCGAAAACGAGCTAATTGACAAAAAACATCAAGAAAATGAAAGTCGAAAACAAGAATTGTTAATTCAAGAAATCAAAAATAAAAATAAACCAAATCAAGTTAAGTCCACAAAATCTGATGCTGACAATAACGATGATTTATATATTCAAAATGAAAAACAATTAAAAAATTTCAAATTAGATGATGATCTTGTCAAATATACCGGAGTTGAAGATATTGACATTGATGATCTTGATTTTTAA
- a CDS encoding LSm family protein, giving the protein MNLIEQLKRKFRLILEINFIEENGLNYLRVVTDYRSLKEVEKISIEISKFIDKIEISEKNFILEVLSKGQ; this is encoded by the coding sequence TTGAACTTAATCGAACAGTTAAAAAGAAAGTTTAGATTAATTTTAGAGATTAATTTTATTGAAGAAAACGGTTTGAATTATTTAAGAGTTGTTACAGATTACCGTTCTTTAAAAGAAGTTGAAAAAATTTCTATAGAAATTTCTAAATTTATTGACAAAATAGAAATAAGTGAAAAAAATTTTATTTTAGAGGTACTTTCAAAAGGACAATAA
- a CDS encoding pullulanase: protein MLFNYATNSFRKNFRGESYWGQLGLVFRSNNFEFYLWSPNATRVHFAIYKNPEDKIPVEIIVMSKINDIWFCQIDGLFHGYLYNLLIEHHDLKITEALDPYAFSIAPFDWTKNESPKAFLIDIFSTKAGKTPSKLDLLDKNPKIDAQIYELHIRDFSSVSQKTKNKGTFIGAIDTDIFEHLNRLNFNFVQLLPIHACYTFSQKSVPIIHKGQGKGYFTSYNWGYDPLGFFSVNSSYSTNPSDPYLKISEFKKFVDQAHKKKIGVILDVVFNRTFKNSILDDVARGYFYRDETVVFPVDFPAIDSQKPMAFRLILDSLIFFAEYYKIDGFCFDLASFLDKKALEVIAIELKKVNPNILLYGEVRNFSDLPSRHRLEKGKNGNNFNFGYFNDTIKNAISGSDNPHDKGLILSKTGKKFAAYVSSIPGNIVDFDFKNFFYSKKRYDLFANDISLNLAYLSCYASPSLTDKILSSGTRIGKREFLEIYRQALMLTSFVQGKTFFAAGTELAFSKICDFSGMTYQSCHPNLNAKRPPLPFLNGKYLDFNSYKTTDFTNGLNFEILKNNDIKEKIFDFLAKINEFRQTTPFFRLPTNQKIKDSLKFETVENDKGLIIFTINYDTEIVKVIHNFSNNSYEYDFGNFDVLFSSKIKIISNLIQKHQSILLIKKD from the coding sequence ATGCTTTTCAATTACGCCACTAATTCATTTCGAAAAAATTTTCGCGGCGAGTCTTATTGAGGCCAACTTGGCTTAGTTTTTAGGTCTAACAATTTTGAGTTTTACCTTTGGTCTCCTAATGCGACTCGTGTGCATTTTGCAATTTACAAAAATCCTGAAGACAAAATTCCAGTTGAAATTATAGTAATGTCAAAAATAAATGATATATGATTTTGTCAAATTGATGGATTATTTCATGGATATTTATATAATTTGCTAATCGAACACCACGATTTAAAAATAACAGAAGCGTTAGACCCTTATGCTTTTAGCATTGCGCCTTTTGATTGAACAAAAAATGAAAGCCCAAAAGCATTTTTGATTGATATTTTTTCTACAAAAGCTGGGAAAACACCATCAAAACTAGATTTATTAGACAAAAACCCAAAAATTGATGCTCAAATTTATGAATTGCATATTCGAGATTTTTCTTCAGTTTCTCAAAAAACAAAAAATAAAGGAACTTTTATTGGCGCAATAGACACTGATATTTTTGAACACCTTAATAGGTTAAATTTTAACTTTGTACAGCTATTACCAATCCATGCTTGCTATACTTTTAGCCAAAAAAGCGTGCCAATTATCCACAAAGGACAAGGGAAAGGTTATTTTACATCTTATAATTGAGGTTATGACCCACTGGGTTTTTTTTCGGTTAACTCAAGCTATTCAACAAATCCTAGCGATCCTTATCTTAAAATTTCAGAATTTAAAAAATTTGTAGACCAAGCTCATAAAAAAAAAATTGGTGTTATTCTTGACGTTGTTTTTAATCGCACTTTTAAAAATTCTATTCTCGATGATGTTGCTCGTGGTTATTTTTACCGCGATGAAACCGTTGTTTTTCCGGTGGACTTTCCCGCGATTGACTCGCAAAAACCAATGGCTTTCCGTTTGATTTTAGATTCGTTAATATTTTTTGCTGAATATTATAAAATTGATGGTTTTTGTTTTGATTTAGCCTCCTTTTTAGATAAAAAAGCACTTGAAGTTATTGCTATTGAGCTAAAAAAAGTTAATCCAAACATCCTTTTATATGGTGAAGTTCGAAATTTTAGCGATTTACCAAGTAGACATCGACTTGAAAAAGGCAAAAATGGAAATAATTTTAATTTTGGGTATTTCAATGACACAATCAAAAACGCAATTAGTGGTAGCGACAACCCACACGATAAGGGTTTAATTTTATCAAAAACCGGAAAAAAATTCGCTGCTTATGTTTCATCAATCCCAGGAAATATTGTTGATTTTGATTTTAAAAATTTTTTTTATTCCAAAAAACGCTACGACCTTTTTGCAAATGATATTAGTTTGAATCTTGCTTACTTAAGTTGTTATGCTAGCCCTAGTTTGACGGATAAAATTTTAAGTTCAGGAACAAGAATTGGAAAAAGAGAATTTCTCGAAATTTATCGACAAGCGCTTATGTTGACATCTTTTGTGCAAGGGAAAACTTTTTTTGCTGCGGGAACTGAGTTGGCGTTTTCTAAAATTTGCGATTTTTCAGGTATGACTTATCAAAGCTGTCATCCTAATTTAAACGCAAAAAGGCCACCCTTACCATTTTTGAACGGAAAATATCTTGATTTTAATTCTTATAAAACAACAGATTTTACAAACGGATTGAATTTTGAAATTCTTAAAAATAATGATATTAAAGAAAAAATCTTTGATTTTCTAGCCAAAATTAATGAATTTCGACAAACAACTCCGTTTTTCCGGTTGCCAACAAATCAAAAAATCAAAGATAGTCTAAAATTTGAAACTGTCGAAAACGATAAAGGTTTAATTATTTTTACAATTAACTATGATACTGAAATTGTGAAGGTAATTCATAATTTTTCTAATAATTCTTATGAATATGATTTCGGTAATTTTGATGTTCTTTTTAGTTCAAAAATTAAAATTATTTCCAACTTAATTCAGAAACATCAATCAATTTTGTTAATTAAAAAAGATTAA